In one Poecilia reticulata strain Guanapo linkage group LG8, Guppy_female_1.0+MT, whole genome shotgun sequence genomic region, the following are encoded:
- the mylpfa gene encoding myosin regulatory light chain 2, skeletal muscle isoform X2 → MLKSHRRLKIDDEESYKSSREYPCNAASHFLFLLDLPNLHLKMAPKKAKRRAAAGDGGSSNVFSMFEQSQIQEYKEAFTIIDQNRDGIISKDDLRDVLASMGQLNVKNEELEAMVKEASGPINFTVFLTMFGEKLKGADPEDVILAAFKVLDPEGTGTIKKEFLQELLTTQCDRFSPEDVKNMWAAFPPDVAGNVDYKNICYVITHGEEKEE, encoded by the exons ATGTTAAAGTCgcat CGGAGGCTAAAGATAGACGATGAGGAATCGTATAAAAGCTCCCGGGAATATCCGTGCAACGCGGCTTCACACTTTCTGTTCTTACTTGATCTTCCAAACCTCCACCTCAAGATG GCACCAAAGAAGGCTAAGAGGAGGGCAGCAGCAGGAGACGGAGGCTCCTCCAACGTGTTCTCCATGTTCGAGCAGAGCCAGATTCAGGAGTACAAAGAG GCCTTCACAATCATTGACCAGAACAGAGACGGCATCATCAGCAAAGATGACCTGAGGGACGTCCTGGCCTCAATGG GTCAACTGAACGTGAAGAACGAGGAGCTGGAGGCCATGGTCAAGGAGGCCAGCGGCCCCATCAACTTCACCGTCTTCCTCACCATGTTCGGCGAGAAGCTGAAGG GTGCTGATCCCGAGGATGTCATTCTCGCTGCCTTCAAAGTCCTGGACCCTGAGGGTACCGGAACCATCAAGAAGGAATT CCTCCAGGAGCTCCTGACCACTCAGTGCGACAGGTTCTCCCCAGAAGAT GTTAAGAACATGTGGGCCGCCTTCCCCCCAGATGTGGCCGGCAACGTAGACTACAAGAACATCTGCTACGTCATCACACAcggagaggagaaggaggagtaA
- the mylpfa gene encoding myosin regulatory light chain 2, skeletal muscle isoform X1, giving the protein MLKSHTEPGGGTAIQLSIYVLHILISPRGSAKSRSYQRRLKIDDEESYKSSREYPCNAASHFLFLLDLPNLHLKMAPKKAKRRAAAGDGGSSNVFSMFEQSQIQEYKEAFTIIDQNRDGIISKDDLRDVLASMGQLNVKNEELEAMVKEASGPINFTVFLTMFGEKLKGADPEDVILAAFKVLDPEGTGTIKKEFLQELLTTQCDRFSPEDVKNMWAAFPPDVAGNVDYKNICYVITHGEEKEE; this is encoded by the exons ATGTTAAAGTCgcat ACGGAGCCGGGAGGAGGGACAGCGATCCAGCTGAGCATCTATGTTCTGCATATCCTTATTAGTCCACGTGGGAGTGCAAAGTCCCGCAGCTATCAG CGGAGGCTAAAGATAGACGATGAGGAATCGTATAAAAGCTCCCGGGAATATCCGTGCAACGCGGCTTCACACTTTCTGTTCTTACTTGATCTTCCAAACCTCCACCTCAAGATG GCACCAAAGAAGGCTAAGAGGAGGGCAGCAGCAGGAGACGGAGGCTCCTCCAACGTGTTCTCCATGTTCGAGCAGAGCCAGATTCAGGAGTACAAAGAG GCCTTCACAATCATTGACCAGAACAGAGACGGCATCATCAGCAAAGATGACCTGAGGGACGTCCTGGCCTCAATGG GTCAACTGAACGTGAAGAACGAGGAGCTGGAGGCCATGGTCAAGGAGGCCAGCGGCCCCATCAACTTCACCGTCTTCCTCACCATGTTCGGCGAGAAGCTGAAGG GTGCTGATCCCGAGGATGTCATTCTCGCTGCCTTCAAAGTCCTGGACCCTGAGGGTACCGGAACCATCAAGAAGGAATT CCTCCAGGAGCTCCTGACCACTCAGTGCGACAGGTTCTCCCCAGAAGAT GTTAAGAACATGTGGGCCGCCTTCCCCCCAGATGTGGCCGGCAACGTAGACTACAAGAACATCTGCTACGTCATCACACAcggagaggagaaggaggagtaA